Proteins co-encoded in one Trueperella abortisuis genomic window:
- a CDS encoding class I SAM-dependent methyltransferase: MISTLDQLILDVAAAEAPGAKTVAILDDPAASLLCAALDSAEQVWVASRTVMQAREAEQVARELGARDRVRIAGVDGALRLDEFFAQGVDVALGRTPKSLEEVSYLAGSVPAGAFVFGANNKHMDRGHNATLARYFDDVHASHGRGKFRCLIGAGRTGRAYEPAERESEVGKIVGVGGVFAGADVDHGGQMLADTALAELRAERRTAKLAANPWDSWEAPKRVDTGLDVVDLGCGNGSVARAVLTALPEAAVLATDAHADAVVSCTLTLADFGDRARVTWDDAAGQEPVGSADVVLLNPPFHAGTALDATLVQDLLDAAARLLRPGGRLYMVHNNHLRYRPEVERRVGRTRQLARNAKFTVLRADAPA, encoded by the coding sequence ATGATCTCAACCCTTGACCAGCTCATCCTCGACGTGGCGGCGGCCGAGGCGCCGGGCGCGAAGACCGTGGCGATCCTTGACGACCCCGCCGCGAGCCTGCTGTGCGCCGCGCTCGATTCCGCGGAGCAGGTGTGGGTGGCCTCCCGCACGGTGATGCAGGCGCGGGAAGCGGAACAGGTCGCGCGGGAACTCGGCGCCCGCGATCGTGTCCGGATCGCGGGCGTGGATGGCGCGCTGAGACTCGACGAGTTCTTCGCGCAGGGCGTGGATGTGGCCCTTGGCCGCACGCCCAAGTCCTTGGAGGAGGTTTCCTACCTGGCCGGATCCGTCCCGGCGGGCGCCTTCGTGTTCGGTGCGAACAACAAGCACATGGACCGCGGGCACAACGCCACCCTTGCCCGCTATTTTGACGATGTCCACGCATCCCACGGGCGCGGGAAGTTCCGGTGCCTCATAGGCGCGGGACGAACCGGGCGGGCCTACGAGCCCGCCGAGCGTGAGTCGGAGGTCGGGAAGATCGTGGGCGTTGGCGGCGTGTTTGCCGGCGCCGACGTCGACCACGGCGGCCAGATGCTCGCCGACACCGCGCTGGCCGAGCTTCGCGCTGAGCGCCGGACGGCCAAGCTCGCAGCGAATCCGTGGGATTCCTGGGAGGCACCCAAGCGGGTTGATACCGGCCTTGATGTCGTTGACCTCGGGTGCGGCAACGGTTCGGTGGCGCGCGCCGTGCTCACCGCCCTACCGGAGGCGGCCGTGCTCGCCACGGACGCCCATGCCGACGCTGTCGTCTCCTGCACTCTGACCCTCGCCGACTTTGGGGATCGTGCCCGCGTGACCTGGGACGACGCGGCCGGGCAGGAGCCGGTCGGGAGCGCCGACGTCGTGCTCCTTAACCCGCCCTTCCACGCCGGGACGGCACTGGACGCCACCCTCGTCCAGGATCTGCTGGACGCCGCCGCGCGACTGCTACGCCCAGGCGGGCGGCTTTACATGGTGCATAACAATCACCTGCGCTACCGCCCCGAGGTGGAGCGTCGGGTGGGCCGCACGCGGCAGCTGGCCCGGAACGCCAAGTTCACGGTGCTACGGGCGGATGCTCCGGCCTAG
- a CDS encoding DsrE family protein, which yields MSDYKLVFHINENDRWPFTLRSVRNFVRADKGNRAVVVANGGAVRSFSQLETDPNRMARIRGLEGEGVTFVVCHIALDERQVKEELVPDYVRIVPAGIVEIAKLQAEGYGYVKA from the coding sequence ATGTCCGATTACAAGCTCGTCTTCCACATCAACGAGAACGACCGCTGGCCGTTCACCCTACGCTCCGTGCGAAACTTCGTCCGCGCAGACAAGGGAAACCGCGCCGTCGTCGTCGCCAATGGAGGCGCCGTCCGCTCCTTCTCCCAGCTCGAAACCGACCCCAACCGCATGGCCCGCATCCGCGGCCTAGAGGGCGAGGGCGTGACCTTCGTGGTGTGCCACATCGCCCTCGACGAGCGCCAGGTCAAGGAGGAACTCGTCCCCGATTACGTCCGGATCGTCCCGGCGGGCATCGTGGAGATCGCCAAGCTGCAAGCCGAAGGCTACGGCTACGTCAAGGCCTAG
- a CDS encoding type I restriction-modification system subunit M, whose amino-acid sequence MNKQELASRIWQSAKRMRSNIEANEYKDYILGFIFYKFLSEEQVAKLRNDGLDDLTLLTEDDTEIVEYTRDLCGYFISCDNLFETWLAKGNDFGIDDVRDALSAFSRNIDPARKKVFSGIFDTLQTGLSKLGTDARAQSKAARDLIYLIRDIPMGDKQDYDVLGFIYEYLISKFAANAGKKAGEFYTPHEVSLLMSEIVAWHLRGRENIEIYDPTSGSGSLLINIGAAVARRNGSRDNIKFFAQELKQNTYNLTRMNLVMRGILPDNIEVRNGDTLAADWPWFESDETREETYTPLFVDAVVSNPPYSQQWEPEDKDLDPRFANYGVAPKSKADYAFLLHDLFHLKPDGIMTIILPHGVLFRGGDEGKIRQNLLERGHIQAVIGLPANIFYGTGIPTIILVLRKVRSDRDVLIVDASKNFVKAGKQNMLRASDIQRITDAVTGRLEVERFSRLVSLEEIRANDYNLNIPRYVDSSEPAESWNLHALLFGGIPEDELDRLSAFWEAWPGVREKLFAVKEGGIDARDVDVEDVLARDDAVAAFRSTFGRAVGSFPARIKERLIDCRASVNMLAERGRFAAELQQSLTGIGLIDYYDAFQVLDDSWNVMSQDLEVIQTEGESKIMATAPNMVIRKKNGKDVEVQEGYVGRILPFELIQRKLLSAELDELDTMRGDASKVGEELVALVEVLPEDTPDDLLNEAKTAFARKGVVDYLKAVGIGSRAVPEDYPEESLERVVLQAKSLLEEKTRLDRKIKTATRELEDQTKERLESLSIEEALELLHEKWSVPLMDGLAGLAEAKVAECVTSVRELVKKYDSTFADVSREIAETERELSALLGDLTGDDADMEAIAELERLLGGE is encoded by the coding sequence ATGAATAAGCAGGAGCTTGCCTCTCGGATCTGGCAGTCCGCGAAGAGGATGCGCTCGAACATCGAGGCGAACGAGTACAAGGACTACATTCTCGGCTTCATCTTCTACAAGTTCCTGTCCGAAGAGCAGGTTGCAAAACTGAGGAATGACGGCTTGGATGACCTGACGCTACTGACGGAAGACGACACCGAGATCGTCGAATACACCCGTGACCTGTGCGGTTATTTCATTTCCTGCGACAACCTGTTTGAGACGTGGTTGGCGAAGGGAAACGACTTCGGCATCGACGATGTCCGCGACGCGCTATCCGCCTTTAGTCGCAACATTGATCCCGCTCGCAAGAAGGTGTTCAGCGGGATCTTCGACACTCTCCAGACGGGGTTGTCGAAGCTGGGCACGGACGCCCGAGCCCAGTCGAAAGCGGCGCGTGACCTGATCTACCTCATCCGGGATATCCCGATGGGTGATAAGCAGGATTATGACGTACTCGGTTTCATCTACGAGTACCTCATCTCGAAATTTGCGGCAAACGCGGGCAAGAAGGCGGGCGAATTCTACACGCCGCACGAGGTGTCGCTTCTGATGAGCGAGATCGTCGCCTGGCATCTGAGGGGCCGCGAGAACATCGAGATTTACGATCCGACTTCGGGCTCGGGCTCGCTGCTGATCAATATCGGTGCGGCCGTAGCGCGCCGGAACGGTAGCAGGGACAACATCAAGTTCTTTGCGCAGGAGCTGAAGCAGAACACGTACAACCTCACTCGTATGAACTTGGTGATGCGCGGAATCTTGCCGGATAACATCGAGGTCCGTAATGGTGACACGTTAGCTGCGGACTGGCCCTGGTTCGAGTCGGATGAGACCAGGGAGGAAACATACACCCCGTTGTTCGTGGATGCTGTGGTGTCGAATCCTCCGTATTCTCAGCAGTGGGAGCCCGAGGATAAGGATCTGGATCCGCGGTTTGCAAACTATGGTGTGGCGCCGAAGTCGAAGGCGGATTATGCCTTCCTGCTTCATGATCTTTTCCACCTAAAGCCTGACGGCATCATGACGATCATCTTGCCGCACGGTGTGCTCTTCCGTGGCGGTGATGAGGGCAAGATCCGTCAGAATTTGCTGGAGCGCGGCCATATCCAGGCGGTGATCGGTTTGCCGGCGAACATCTTCTACGGCACGGGTATCCCCACGATCATCTTGGTGCTGCGGAAGGTGAGGTCGGACCGTGACGTCTTGATCGTGGATGCCTCGAAGAACTTCGTGAAGGCTGGCAAGCAGAATATGCTGCGGGCTTCGGATATTCAGCGGATCACGGACGCGGTGACGGGACGCCTCGAGGTTGAAAGGTTTAGCCGCTTGGTCTCGCTTGAGGAGATCCGTGCCAACGACTACAACTTGAATATTCCCCGCTACGTCGATTCCTCTGAGCCGGCAGAGTCGTGGAACCTACACGCTTTGCTTTTCGGTGGAATCCCGGAGGATGAGCTGGATCGGCTTTCAGCTTTCTGGGAGGCGTGGCCAGGTGTGCGGGAGAAGCTGTTTGCCGTGAAAGAGGGCGGCATTGATGCCCGGGACGTCGACGTCGAGGATGTGCTTGCTCGCGACGACGCCGTCGCGGCTTTTCGTTCGACATTCGGCCGGGCTGTGGGGTCTTTCCCTGCACGGATTAAGGAGCGGCTTATCGATTGTCGGGCGAGCGTTAACATGCTCGCTGAGCGGGGCCGGTTCGCGGCTGAGCTTCAGCAGTCCTTGACGGGCATCGGGCTCATCGATTACTACGACGCGTTCCAGGTCCTTGATGATTCTTGGAATGTGATGAGCCAGGATTTGGAAGTCATCCAAACCGAGGGCGAGTCTAAGATCATGGCTACGGCACCAAACATGGTGATTCGAAAGAAGAACGGCAAGGACGTCGAGGTCCAGGAAGGGTACGTGGGCAGGATCCTGCCGTTCGAACTGATCCAACGCAAGCTCTTGAGTGCTGAGCTTGACGAGCTGGATACCATGAGGGGTGATGCCTCGAAGGTCGGCGAAGAATTGGTTGCGCTGGTAGAAGTTCTCCCTGAGGATACGCCCGACGATCTGCTCAACGAGGCCAAGACGGCCTTCGCCCGGAAGGGCGTGGTCGATTACCTCAAGGCCGTGGGGATCGGGTCGCGTGCGGTGCCGGAGGACTACCCGGAGGAATCGTTAGAGAGAGTCGTGCTGCAGGCAAAGTCTCTTTTGGAGGAGAAGACCCGCCTCGATAGGAAGATAAAGACCGCGACGCGCGAGCTCGAAGATCAGACAAAGGAGCGATTGGAGAGCCTAAGCATTGAGGAAGCCCTTGAGCTTCTGCATGAGAAGTGGAGTGTTCCCCTCATGGATGGGCTGGCGGGCTTGGCCGAGGCGAAGGTCGCTGAGTGCGTAACTTCGGTTCGTGAGCTCGTTAAGAAATACGATTCCACCTTCGCGGACGTCTCGCGGGAGATCGCCGAGACTGAACGCGAGCTTTCCGCTCTGCTGGGGGACCTCACAGGCGACGACGCCGACATGGAGGCAATCGCCGAGCTCGAGCGTCTCCTCGGGGGTGAATAA
- a CDS encoding restriction endonuclease subunit S, which translates to MLEERNVPQIRFKGFTEPWEQRQLGEMGSTYGGMTGKTKEDFGHGGAKYVSYTNIFNNPVADPTDFGVTEVDPRQNRVHHGDALFTISSETPEEVGLSSVWLSVTENLYLNSFCFGFRQDGSFNSFYLAYMLRSKSVRDRIILLAQGISRFNISKGKVMEIEVSVPQIGEQKKVGNLLHDVDQLIALHQRKLDRLKSVKKSLLEKMFPKPDSDVPEIRFVGFTDPWEQRQLGDTVEVCSGRDYKHLPAGRIPVYGTGGYMTSVSAALSYARDAVGIGRKGTIDRPYKLVAPFWTVDTLFFSIPREGNDLDFLLGVFLRIDWKSKNEATGLPSLSKQTINEIEVFIPEATEQSRIGHVFAKLDNLITLHQRKLDILGRIKKSLLEKMFV; encoded by the coding sequence ATGCTTGAAGAGAGGAACGTCCCGCAGATCCGTTTCAAGGGGTTCACTGAACCTTGGGAACAGCGTCAGCTAGGAGAGATGGGCTCAACGTATGGGGGGATGACTGGGAAGACTAAGGAAGACTTCGGGCATGGTGGCGCGAAGTATGTGTCGTACACGAATATCTTCAATAATCCTGTCGCTGATCCGACGGATTTTGGTGTGACGGAAGTTGATCCGCGGCAAAACCGAGTTCACCACGGTGATGCTCTTTTCACGATTTCTTCAGAGACACCAGAGGAAGTTGGGCTCTCGTCGGTTTGGCTTTCTGTTACGGAAAATCTCTATCTTAATAGCTTCTGTTTTGGTTTCCGCCAAGATGGGAGTTTTAATTCTTTCTATCTTGCGTACATGCTCAGATCAAAGAGTGTCCGCGACAGAATCATTCTCCTGGCACAGGGGATCTCACGTTTCAATATTTCCAAGGGAAAGGTGATGGAAATTGAGGTTTCTGTTCCCCAAATAGGTGAGCAGAAAAAAGTGGGCAACCTTCTGCATGATGTTGACCAACTTATCGCCCTTCATCAGCGTAAGCTCGACAGATTGAAGAGCGTCAAGAAGTCACTCTTGGAAAAAATGTTCCCGAAGCCTGATTCGGATGTTCCGGAGATTCGTTTCGTTGGATTTACTGACCCTTGGGAACAGCGTCAGTTGGGGGATACTGTAGAAGTATGCAGTGGTCGTGATTACAAGCACTTGCCAGCGGGAAGGATTCCTGTATATGGCACAGGCGGATATATGACTAGCGTTTCGGCCGCTTTGTCATATGCACGAGACGCAGTTGGTATCGGGCGCAAGGGAACGATTGATCGCCCATATAAGTTAGTAGCTCCATTTTGGACCGTGGATACACTGTTTTTCTCAATTCCGCGCGAGGGTAACGATCTAGATTTCCTTCTCGGAGTGTTCCTCCGGATCGATTGGAAAAGCAAGAATGAAGCGACAGGATTACCGAGTCTCTCGAAACAAACAATTAATGAGATCGAGGTTTTCATTCCGGAGGCAACTGAGCAAAGCCGAATCGGTCATGTCTTTGCCAAGCTCGACAACCTCATCACTCTTCATCAGCGTAAGTTGGACATACTTGGGAGAATTAAGAAATCCTTGCTCGAGAAGATGTTTGTGTGA
- a CDS encoding antitoxin VbhA family protein, translating into MSKVTQICEGESMIDRKRAMEEAIHSGEMEGAYVSTQFREDAAEYVKGDISIEELMRRTKRRWIPEGSQTRER; encoded by the coding sequence GTGAGCAAGGTGACTCAGATCTGTGAGGGGGAGTCCATGATAGATAGGAAACGCGCCATGGAAGAGGCCATCCATTCCGGTGAAATGGAAGGAGCGTACGTTTCTACGCAGTTCAGGGAGGATGCTGCAGAGTACGTGAAGGGTGATATCTCAATTGAGGAACTGATGAGACGGACGAAGCGTCGGTGGATCCCTGAAGGATCGCAGACCCGTGAGCGATGA
- a CDS encoding Fic/DOC family protein, with amino-acid sequence MSDEFKDPYVDEEYGVLHNLVGARNYSELRNAEGELVSARLNEYLTIADLDFSGSLDDFRNIHRFIFQDIYAWAGEIRTVEIAKAHEGAQFFLPSVNIATGFAWAQKELAADDYLRGRGISDFATRLAYHFDNYNFIHPFREGNGRVQRLFWSVMGHKAGFDLDWRLVSGAENDEASRLAADDGNLEPLIKIFLRISSPCDPDEPINSRLVYFGRLGDA; translated from the coding sequence GTGAGCGATGAGTTCAAGGATCCGTATGTCGACGAAGAGTACGGGGTTCTGCACAATCTTGTTGGGGCTCGGAACTACTCGGAGCTTCGAAACGCAGAGGGTGAACTCGTTAGCGCTCGACTGAATGAGTACCTTACGATTGCTGACCTAGATTTCTCCGGTTCGCTTGATGACTTCAGAAACATTCATCGGTTCATCTTCCAGGACATCTACGCCTGGGCTGGCGAAATTCGGACAGTTGAGATCGCAAAGGCGCATGAAGGAGCCCAGTTCTTTCTTCCCTCTGTTAACATCGCGACGGGATTCGCGTGGGCTCAAAAAGAGCTAGCAGCGGACGATTACCTGCGGGGGCGGGGAATCTCGGACTTCGCTACACGGCTTGCCTATCACTTCGACAACTACAATTTCATTCACCCATTCAGAGAGGGAAACGGTAGAGTTCAACGTTTGTTTTGGTCGGTCATGGGACACAAGGCTGGTTTCGACCTCGACTGGAGGCTGGTGTCCGGAGCTGAGAATGATGAAGCGAGTCGTTTGGCGGCCGACGACGGCAATCTCGAACCCCTGATTAAGATTTTCCTCCGTATTTCATCACCTTGTGACCCAGACGAGCCGATTAATTCAAGACTTGTCTATTTTGGGCGGCTGGGGGATGCATGA
- a CDS encoding restriction endonuclease subunit S — MIISIPAAQPRPAWEQRQLGDTVEVCSGRDYKHLPAGRIPVYGTGGYMTSVSAALSYARDAVGIGRKGTIDRPYKLVAPFWTVDTLFFSIPREGNDLDFLLGVFLRIDWKSKNEATGLPSLSKQTINEIEVFIPEATEQSRIGHVFAKLDNLITLHQRKHSPPKIRNSALCPLRVKEVS; from the coding sequence ATGATTATCAGCATTCCAGCCGCACAGCCTCGGCCCGCTTGGGAACAGCGTCAGTTGGGGGATACTGTAGAAGTATGCAGTGGTCGTGATTACAAGCACTTGCCAGCGGGAAGGATTCCTGTATATGGCACAGGCGGATATATGACTAGCGTTTCGGCCGCTTTGTCATATGCACGAGACGCAGTTGGTATCGGGCGCAAGGGAACGATTGATCGCCCATATAAGTTAGTAGCTCCATTTTGGACCGTGGATACACTGTTTTTCTCAATTCCGCGCGAGGGTAACGATCTAGATTTCCTTCTCGGAGTGTTCCTCCGGATCGATTGGAAAAGCAAGAATGAAGCGACAGGATTACCGAGTCTCTCGAAACAAACAATTAATGAGATCGAGGTTTTCATTCCGGAGGCAACTGAGCAAAGCCGAATCGGTCATGTCTTTGCCAAGCTCGACAACCTCATCACTCTTCATCAGCGTAAGCATTCGCCCCCGAAAATCCGAAATTCAGCGTTGTGCCCACTCAGAGTAAAGGAAGTGTCATGA
- a CDS encoding type I restriction endonuclease subunit R, EcoR124 family, whose amino-acid sequence MTFERESDFEEAVIEVLKQNGWNDSGGVLKNPTEQDLIRNWANILFANNKHRDRLNGVPLTDNEMAQIINKVQELRTPHALNGFINGKTVSIKRDSPDDPEHLGKEVSLKIYDRQEIAAGDSRYQIAQQPRYPASNRIRNDRRGDLCLLINGMPVIHIELKRSGVAVSQATNQIEKYSHEGVFTGIFQLVQVFVAMTPTELKYFANAGPDKFNPAYFFHWADVNNEPMCAGDDSTPHPWKRVTERLLSIPMAHQLIGFYTVADATDGSLKVMRSYQYYAASAISNVVRNHDWKTPPLAGQRGHLGGYIWHTTGSGKTMTSFKSAQLIADSGDADKVVFLMDRIELGTQSLREYRAFADDADDIQGTSNTLELKEKLLSSSPSEKLIVTSIQKMSNLKLGGDLLRQHDVEALNNKRVVFVVDEAHRSTFGEMLQTIKQTFPNALYFGFTGTPILDENKKKDTTTSMVFGSELHRYSIADGIRDGNVLGFDVYQVTTFKDADVRKAVALEKAKASSVDEALADPKKKQVFYHYMHDVPMGPSEDELGRPRESIEGHLTQAQYGDDTAHKEMVVADILDQFQILSHGGKFHAILATSSIPEAITYYRKFKEQAPHLSVTALFDPNVDNSDGAIVRGDALVEIIEGYNARYGKSFTIPTWSAMKKDISARLAHKTPYLTINTNRGERIDLLIVVDQMLTGFDSKWVNTLYLDKVIQFESIIQAFSRTNRVFGPDKPFGTVRYYRKPHTMKRNIEAAVKLYSGEKPPDIFVQKLPENIDLINEKAARILELFEVAGVSDLSRLPDTEEERKMFAKLFIEFDRALEAAHIQGFTWGIDTYEFVDDDGRRHSRTVTINEETYLILLQRYRELFSAGSSAELSVPYDLAGHIIENDTARIDADYMELRFTKWLRALQGDDPDLDAITNELHRSFAALSQEEQRHAQSLIHDIEYGHLRVEEGQTLRDCINVYAKRSENAQVEKVVDSFGVDRSALEQLLRLRLTENNLNEFGRFEKLVATIDTGRVIRFLTQYDSGYAAEFRAKMRVRNLLKDFVLEGGFDLDERMHSAT is encoded by the coding sequence ATGACATTCGAACGTGAATCAGACTTCGAGGAAGCCGTCATCGAGGTTCTCAAACAGAACGGCTGGAATGATTCAGGCGGGGTGCTGAAGAATCCAACCGAGCAGGATCTCATCCGGAACTGGGCAAACATCCTCTTCGCCAACAACAAGCACAGAGATCGGCTCAACGGTGTGCCGCTCACGGATAACGAGATGGCTCAGATCATCAACAAGGTTCAGGAGCTTCGTACCCCACACGCGCTCAACGGTTTCATCAACGGCAAGACGGTCTCGATCAAACGCGACAGCCCGGACGATCCAGAGCACCTCGGCAAGGAAGTGAGCCTCAAGATCTATGATCGTCAGGAAATCGCGGCGGGAGACAGCCGGTACCAGATCGCCCAGCAACCCAGGTACCCCGCGTCGAACCGCATCCGCAACGACCGCCGAGGAGACCTATGCTTGCTGATCAACGGCATGCCGGTCATCCACATTGAGCTTAAGCGCAGCGGGGTGGCGGTCAGCCAGGCCACGAACCAGATCGAAAAGTACTCCCATGAAGGAGTCTTCACCGGGATCTTCCAACTCGTGCAGGTATTTGTTGCTATGACGCCCACCGAACTGAAGTACTTCGCCAATGCGGGACCGGACAAGTTCAATCCCGCCTACTTCTTCCACTGGGCGGACGTGAACAACGAGCCGATGTGCGCGGGAGACGACTCAACACCGCACCCGTGGAAGCGCGTCACGGAAAGGCTGTTGTCCATTCCGATGGCGCACCAGCTCATCGGCTTCTACACGGTGGCCGACGCTACGGATGGCTCCCTCAAAGTGATGAGGAGCTACCAGTACTACGCGGCAAGCGCGATCTCGAATGTCGTGCGCAACCACGACTGGAAAACGCCCCCGCTCGCAGGCCAACGCGGGCACCTCGGTGGCTACATCTGGCACACCACTGGCTCAGGCAAGACCATGACGAGCTTCAAGTCGGCACAGCTGATTGCCGATTCTGGCGACGCCGACAAGGTTGTCTTCCTCATGGACAGGATCGAGCTGGGCACCCAATCCCTTAGGGAGTACCGCGCTTTTGCCGATGACGCCGATGATATCCAGGGCACAAGTAACACGCTGGAACTCAAGGAAAAGCTGCTCAGTTCTAGCCCGTCTGAGAAACTCATCGTCACTTCGATTCAGAAGATGAGCAACCTCAAGCTTGGCGGTGATCTGCTCCGGCAACACGACGTGGAGGCATTGAACAACAAGCGGGTCGTGTTCGTCGTTGACGAAGCGCATCGTTCAACGTTCGGTGAGATGTTGCAGACGATCAAGCAGACCTTTCCCAACGCGCTCTATTTTGGATTCACTGGCACGCCGATCCTTGATGAAAACAAGAAGAAGGACACGACTACGTCAATGGTCTTCGGTTCCGAGCTACACAGGTACAGCATTGCGGACGGGATTAGAGACGGGAACGTCCTCGGCTTCGACGTATACCAGGTGACCACCTTCAAGGATGCGGACGTGCGCAAGGCAGTAGCGCTCGAGAAAGCGAAGGCCTCGAGCGTCGATGAAGCATTGGCTGATCCGAAGAAGAAACAAGTCTTTTACCACTATATGCACGACGTGCCGATGGGGCCATCGGAGGACGAGCTTGGCCGGCCCCGTGAGTCAATTGAAGGACACCTTACCCAGGCCCAGTACGGGGATGACACGGCACACAAGGAGATGGTTGTTGCCGACATCCTCGACCAGTTCCAGATCCTCAGTCATGGTGGGAAGTTCCACGCGATCCTCGCCACCAGCTCGATCCCTGAAGCGATCACGTACTACCGTAAATTCAAGGAACAGGCGCCCCACCTAAGCGTGACTGCACTGTTTGACCCAAACGTGGACAACTCCGACGGCGCGATCGTCAGGGGTGATGCGCTCGTGGAAATCATTGAGGGCTACAATGCCCGCTACGGCAAGAGCTTTACGATCCCCACGTGGTCCGCGATGAAGAAGGACATCTCGGCGCGCCTCGCCCACAAGACGCCCTACCTCACCATCAATACGAATCGTGGCGAACGGATCGACTTGCTCATCGTTGTGGATCAGATGCTCACCGGCTTCGACTCCAAATGGGTCAACACGCTCTACCTTGATAAGGTCATCCAGTTTGAAAGCATCATCCAAGCCTTCAGCCGCACCAATCGCGTGTTCGGGCCTGACAAACCATTTGGAACCGTGCGCTATTATCGCAAGCCGCACACGATGAAACGAAATATCGAGGCAGCAGTTAAGCTCTATTCTGGTGAAAAGCCCCCCGATATTTTCGTGCAGAAACTGCCGGAGAACATTGACCTCATCAACGAGAAGGCAGCTCGCATTCTCGAGCTATTTGAGGTTGCTGGCGTTTCCGACCTCAGCCGACTGCCCGACACCGAGGAAGAGAGAAAGATGTTCGCCAAGCTCTTCATCGAGTTTGACCGGGCTCTCGAGGCTGCCCACATCCAGGGCTTCACGTGGGGGATTGATACGTACGAGTTTGTTGACGACGACGGGCGTCGGCATTCGCGTACGGTCACGATTAACGAGGAGACCTACCTCATCCTGCTTCAGCGCTACCGGGAGCTGTTTTCAGCGGGCAGTTCGGCGGAGCTGTCTGTACCCTACGACCTGGCCGGGCACATCATCGAAAACGATACGGCCCGGATCGACGCTGACTACATGGAACTGAGATTTACCAAGTGGCTACGGGCATTACAGGGCGACGATCCGGATCTGGATGCGATCACCAACGAGCTCCATCGCTCGTTCGCTGCCCTGAGCCAAGAAGAACAGCGTCACGCGCAGAGCCTTATCCACGACATCGAATACGGCCATCTGAGAGTGGAGGAGGGACAAACTCTTCGCGACTGCATCAACGTCTACGCGAAACGCTCCGAAAATGCGCAGGTGGAGAAGGTGGTCGATAGCTTCGGTGTCGACCGGTCGGCTCTCGAACAGCTGCTTCGGTTGAGACTGACCGAGAACAACCTCAACGAGTTCGGGCGGTTCGAGAAGCTGGTCGCTACGATCGACACCGGCCGCGTCATCCGGTTCCTCACTCAATACGATTCAGGTTACGCCGCAGAATTCCGGGCGAAGATGCGAGTGCGGAATCTACTCAAAGATTTTGTCCTTGAGGGGGGATTTGATCTCGATGAGCGGATGCACTCGGCAACCTAA
- a CDS encoding site-specific integrase, translating into MQITNGADAPFATYYADWVKIYKEGAIREVTMDKYRLSQTWLKKLAPDLLLKDLNRIKYQQLINAYAEHHERQTTMDFHHQLKGAILDAVDEGFIPRDPTRKVIIKGRTPRQKKVKYLNQFELHSVLANLELGPDPSWDWLILLIAKTGLRFSEALGLTPNDFDFSHQNLTVNKTWDYKRKGGFVPTKNESSVRKVQLDWHLVMQVSELVKHLPTDEPIFVKGSVYNSTANAALARHCEAVGVPVITIHGLRHTHASLLLFAGVSIASVSRRLGHASMTTTQETYLHIIKELENQDIDIVMRSLASLA; encoded by the coding sequence ATGCAAATTACCAATGGTGCAGACGCACCGTTTGCTACCTACTACGCCGATTGGGTCAAGATCTATAAGGAAGGCGCGATCCGGGAGGTCACGATGGACAAATACCGTTTGTCCCAGACGTGGCTGAAGAAGCTTGCGCCCGACCTCCTGCTTAAAGACCTCAACCGCATCAAATACCAGCAGCTCATCAATGCCTATGCGGAGCACCACGAGCGCCAGACGACAATGGACTTCCACCACCAGTTGAAGGGAGCGATCCTCGACGCCGTCGACGAGGGATTCATTCCTCGTGATCCTACAAGGAAGGTAATCATCAAAGGTAGGACACCACGCCAGAAAAAGGTCAAGTACCTCAACCAGTTCGAGCTTCACTCCGTTCTCGCCAACCTCGAGCTCGGCCCAGATCCGAGCTGGGACTGGCTCATCCTGCTTATCGCTAAGACGGGCCTTCGTTTCAGCGAAGCCCTCGGACTCACGCCGAACGATTTCGATTTTTCGCACCAGAATCTCACCGTAAACAAGACGTGGGACTACAAGCGCAAGGGAGGATTTGTCCCCACGAAAAACGAATCCTCGGTCAGGAAGGTTCAGCTCGACTGGCACCTGGTCATGCAGGTCTCGGAGCTGGTCAAGCACCTTCCTACTGACGAGCCGATCTTTGTGAAGGGCTCTGTCTACAACTCCACGGCCAACGCTGCGCTGGCTCGGCACTGTGAGGCGGTAGGTGTCCCCGTGATCACAATCCACGGCCTGCGGCACACGCATGCGTCTCTGCTCCTGTTCGCGGGAGTGTCGATCGCGAGCGTGTCGCGGCGTCTTGGACATGCGAGCATGACGACGACGCAGGAGACTTACCTCCACATCATCAAGGAACTGGAAAACCAAGACATTGACATAGTGATGCGTTCACTGGCATCACTGGCATAA